CGACATCTGGCCACTTGGTGTGTTTTTGCAACGGACGATAGCTGATTGGATCGCTCATTAACTGTGCACGAGCAAGCACTACCACGGCTAAGACGGAAATACCTTGGTTGTGAAAGGCTTGTATGGCCGCTTGAGCTGTAGCTCCAGTGGTGTAGATGTCATCTAGGATAATGACACTAGGGGACGATCGTTGCATCAACCTGCGATCCACAACAAAAGCACCTAACAAGTTTTGGGTACGATTAGCAGCAGACAGCATGAACTGGGCTTCAGTTTCTCGGATCCGCTGCAAGCCATAGGGTGCTAAGGGCAACTCTGCTACCTGACAGAATCCTCGTGCCAACAACTCGGCCTGGTTGTAGCCCCGTTTACGCTGTTTCGCCGGATGCAGGGGAATGGGAACCACTAGGGGTTGTGAAGAACCTTGCCAATGGGGAAGTGTCTTGTGAAGTATCCGCCACTGCTCTCCCATCCATTGCCCTAGTGGACGAGCAATTTGGGGTTGGTTTTCATACTTTAAGGCAGCGATTGCCCGTCGCAGCGCTCCACTATAGTCTCCCCAAGCATATAACAGCACTTGATTCCCCAATGGCTCCTGACGAGGAGCTAACTGACAGTGCTGAAGCTGGCGTTGACAGGCAAGGCAAAATACCTGAGCTGTTGATCGCTGACAGAGTGGGCAACTAGACTTCAGGAACAGATTGAGCAGTCCCGTTAGTGGCTGAAACCATCCCATGAGCTACCTGCACCTACCAGCTAACACCGTGCCAATTACAGCCAATCAGAATAGCCAATCACAACAAAGGCAACGAATAGTGATTGAGTATGTCTCGTGCCATTCGCACTAGGTGCTCAGAGCCTTCGATCATTAGCAGATAGTGACCTTGGTGCAGATGATGCCGATAGATGCCAGCAGCACTACCTTCCCCCAAGAACCCAACCAGTGCACCAATAACTGTGCCTAGAAATCCGGTTATGATCCCAGTAGCCAGAACTAGAGTAATCGAACTCAAACCAGAGGGAACAGCTATCACCAAACTGAGGACAAGGATGGTGACTAATCCCAAGAATGACCCGATTGTCCCTAGCAATAACCCCCAGCGCATACCTTGGCTAAGGGCAATCCGCATGGGTCTGTGTAATCCAACTCGATCAGGGGTGCTATAGCCTGCCCCAACAATTGCCAGATGCTCTGGTGATATTCCCTCCACTTGCAGCATACGATATGCTTGAAACACCGCTGCTTCATTAGGAAAAACCACTACTGCTAGATGGGAACGACGGGGAACCATTGCCTTACGTAAGAGCCGCTTTGCCATAACCAGCTCGACCACCAATTGCTGC
The window above is part of the Cyanobacteriota bacterium genome. Proteins encoded here:
- a CDS encoding ComF family protein, with the translated sequence MGWFQPLTGLLNLFLKSSCPLCQRSTAQVFCLACQRQLQHCQLAPRQEPLGNQVLLYAWGDYSGALRRAIAALKYENQPQIARPLGQWMGEQWRILHKTLPHWQGSSQPLVVPIPLHPAKQRKRGYNQAELLARGFCQVAELPLAPYGLQRIRETEAQFMLSAANRTQNLLGAFVVDRRLMQRSSPSVIILDDIYTTGATAQAAIQAFHNQGISVLAVVVLARAQLMSDPISYRPLQKHTKWPDVD